The following proteins come from a genomic window of Citrobacter europaeus:
- a CDS encoding DUF853 domain-containing protein, with the protein MSAPLLIARTPDTELFLLPGMANRHGLITGATGTGKTVTLQKLAESLSEIGVPVFMADVKGDLTGVAEEGQASEKLLARLKNIGITDWQPHANPVTVWDIFGEKGHPVRATVSDLGPLLLARLLNLNDVQSGVLDIIFRIADDQGLLLLDFKDLRAITQYIGDNAKSFQNQYGNISSASVGAIQRGLLSLEQQGAAHFFGEPMLDIKDWMRTDASGKGMINILSAEKLYQMPKLYAASLLWMLSELYEQLPEAGDLEKPKLVFFFDEAHLLFNDAPQVLLDKIEQVIRLIRSKGVGVWFVSQNPSDIPDNVLGQLGNRVQHALRAFTPKDQKAVKTAAQTMRANPAFDTEKAIQELGTGEALVSFLDAKGSPSVVERAMVIAPCSRMGPVTDDERNGLINHSSLYGKYEEEVDRESAYERLQQGVQASTEQQNTPPANGKAVEVDSGILGGLKDILFGSTGPRGGKRDGVVQSVAKSAARQVTNQIIRGMLGSLMGGRKR; encoded by the coding sequence ATGAGCGCACCCCTGCTAATTGCCCGCACGCCGGACACCGAACTGTTTTTACTGCCAGGCATGGCCAACCGTCACGGGCTGATTACCGGCGCGACCGGGACCGGTAAAACCGTCACGCTACAGAAGCTGGCCGAATCGTTGTCCGAGATTGGCGTGCCGGTATTTATGGCCGATGTGAAAGGTGACTTAACCGGCGTAGCCGAGGAAGGACAAGCCTCTGAAAAGCTGCTCGCCCGCCTGAAAAACATCGGCATTACCGACTGGCAACCGCATGCTAATCCGGTCACAGTGTGGGATATCTTCGGCGAAAAAGGTCACCCCGTGCGGGCCACGGTATCTGACCTCGGTCCGCTGCTGCTGGCCCGTTTGCTGAACCTCAACGATGTGCAGTCCGGCGTACTGGATATTATCTTCCGCATTGCCGATGACCAGGGTCTGTTGCTGCTCGATTTCAAAGACCTGCGGGCCATCACTCAGTATATTGGCGATAACGCCAAATCCTTCCAGAATCAGTACGGCAATATCAGTAGCGCCTCGGTCGGGGCTATCCAGCGCGGACTGCTGTCGCTGGAGCAACAGGGTGCGGCGCACTTTTTTGGCGAACCGATGCTGGACATCAAAGACTGGATGCGTACCGACGCCAGCGGCAAAGGGATGATCAACATCCTCAGCGCCGAGAAGCTCTACCAGATGCCCAAACTGTACGCTGCCAGCCTGCTGTGGATGCTCTCCGAACTGTACGAACAATTGCCGGAAGCGGGCGATCTGGAGAAGCCAAAACTGGTGTTCTTCTTCGATGAAGCGCACCTGCTGTTCAACGATGCCCCGCAGGTGCTGCTGGATAAAATCGAGCAGGTGATCCGTCTGATTCGCTCGAAAGGGGTCGGCGTGTGGTTCGTCTCGCAAAACCCGTCGGATATTCCGGACAACGTGCTCGGCCAGTTGGGCAACCGCGTGCAGCACGCCCTGCGCGCCTTCACGCCGAAAGACCAGAAAGCGGTAAAAACCGCGGCGCAAACCATGCGCGCCAACCCGGCATTTGATACCGAAAAAGCCATTCAGGAACTGGGAACCGGCGAGGCGCTGGTGTCGTTTCTGGACGCCAAAGGCAGCCCGTCAGTGGTTGAACGGGCGATGGTCATTGCACCGTGTTCACGGATGGGACCGGTGACGGATGACGAGCGCAACGGGCTGATTAATCACTCTTCGCTGTACGGCAAATATGAGGAAGAGGTAGACCGTGAATCCGCCTATGAACGTTTGCAGCAAGGCGTGCAGGCCAGCACCGAGCAGCAAAATACGCCTCCCGCCAACGGTAAAGCGGTTGAGGTGGACAGCGGTATTCTCGGCGGGTTGAAGGATATTCTGTTTGGCAGCACCGGACCACGTGGCGGCAAGCGCGATGGCGTGGTACAAAGCGTGGCGAAAAGCGCGGCGCGCCAGGTCACCAATCAGATAATCCGCGGTATGTTGGGAAGTTTGATGGGCGGGAGAAAACGTTAA
- the idnT gene encoding gnt-II system L-idonate transporter has protein sequence MPLIIIAAGVALLLVLMIGFKVNGFIALVLVAAVVGFAEGMDAQAVLHSIQNGIGGTLGGLAMILGFGAMLGKLISDTGAAQRIATTLIGTFGKKRVQWALVITGLVVGLAMFFEVGFVLLLPLVFTVVASSGLPLLYVGVPMVAALSVTHCFLPPHPGPTAIATIFEANLGTTLLYGFIITIPTVIVAGPLFSKLLTRFEKAPPEGLFNPHLFTEEEMPSFWNSIFAAVIPVILMAVAAVCEITLPKTNSVRVFFEFIGNPAVALFIAIVLAIFTLGRRNGRTIEQIMDIIGDSIGAIAMIVFIIAGGGAFKQVLVDSGVGQYISHLMTGTSLSPLLMCWTVAALLRIALGSATVAAITTAGVVLPIINVTHADPALMVLATGAGSVIASHVNDPGFWLFKGYFNLSVGETLRTWTVMETLISIMGLLGVLALNAILH, from the coding sequence ATGCCATTAATAATAATTGCGGCAGGCGTCGCGCTGCTCCTGGTCCTGATGATTGGCTTTAAAGTTAACGGCTTTATTGCTCTGGTCCTGGTGGCGGCGGTCGTTGGTTTTGCCGAAGGGATGGATGCCCAGGCCGTTCTGCACTCAATACAAAATGGGATCGGCGGGACGCTCGGCGGGCTGGCGATGATCCTCGGGTTCGGCGCGATGCTCGGTAAGCTGATTTCCGATACCGGCGCGGCTCAGCGCATCGCCACCACGCTGATTGGCACGTTCGGTAAAAAACGTGTGCAGTGGGCGCTGGTGATCACCGGTCTGGTGGTCGGTCTGGCGATGTTCTTCGAAGTCGGCTTTGTTCTGCTGCTGCCGCTGGTATTTACGGTGGTGGCCTCTTCCGGTCTGCCGCTGCTGTATGTTGGCGTGCCAATGGTGGCAGCATTGTCCGTGACCCACTGTTTTCTGCCGCCGCATCCGGGGCCTACCGCGATTGCCACCATTTTCGAGGCCAATCTCGGCACCACCCTGCTGTACGGATTTATTATTACTATCCCGACGGTGATTGTCGCCGGGCCGCTGTTTTCTAAGCTGCTGACCCGCTTTGAGAAAGCGCCGCCGGAAGGGTTATTCAACCCGCATCTGTTCACTGAAGAAGAGATGCCGTCGTTCTGGAACAGTATCTTTGCGGCGGTAATCCCGGTCATACTGATGGCGGTCGCCGCAGTGTGCGAAATTACGCTGCCGAAAACCAACAGCGTGCGGGTGTTCTTTGAGTTTATCGGCAACCCTGCGGTCGCGTTGTTTATCGCTATCGTGCTCGCCATTTTTACCCTTGGTCGCCGTAACGGACGGACGATCGAGCAAATTATGGATATCATTGGCGACTCTATCGGCGCGATCGCGATGATTGTGTTCATCATCGCCGGGGGCGGCGCGTTTAAGCAGGTTCTGGTCGACAGCGGCGTGGGGCAATACATCTCGCACCTGATGACCGGCACGTCGCTTTCTCCGCTGCTGATGTGCTGGACGGTAGCCGCGTTGCTGCGCATCGCGCTCGGTTCAGCCACCGTGGCGGCGATCACTACCGCAGGCGTGGTGCTGCCGATTATTAACGTCACCCACGCCGACCCGGCGCTGATGGTGCTGGCTACCGGCGCGGGCAGCGTGATTGCCTCCCACGTTAACGATCCGGGATTCTGGCTGTTTAAAGGCTATTTTAATCTCAGCGTGGGGGAAACGTTGCGCACCTGGACGGTGATGGAAACGCTGATTTCCATTATGGGTCTGCTGGGCGTTCTGGCGCTGAACGCCATCCTGCATTAA
- the lptF gene encoding LPS export ABC transporter permease LptF — translation MIIIRYLVRETLKSQLAILFILLLIFFCQKLVRILGAAVDGDIPANLVLSLLGLGVPEMAQLILPLSLFLGLLMTLGKLYTESEITVMHACGLSKAVLVKAAMVLALFTSIIAAVNVMWAGPWSSRHQDEVLAEAKANPGMAALAQGQFQQATNGGSVLFIESVDGSNFKDVFLAQIRPKGNARPSVVVADSGHLTQTRDGSQIVTLNQGTRFEGTALLRDFRITDFQDYQAIIGHQAVALDPNDTDQMNMRTLWTTDTDRARAELTWRITLVFTVFMMALMVVPLSVVNPRQGRVLSMLPAMLLYLLFFLVQTSLKSNGGKGKLDPVFWMWTVNLAYLALAIVLNLWDTVPMRRLRARFMRKGAV, via the coding sequence GTGATAATCATAAGATATCTGGTTCGGGAAACGCTCAAAAGCCAACTTGCGATCCTATTCATCCTGCTTTTGATCTTCTTTTGTCAAAAGCTGGTCAGGATCCTTGGTGCGGCGGTTGACGGTGATATCCCGGCGAATCTGGTGCTCTCGCTGCTGGGGCTGGGCGTGCCAGAAATGGCGCAACTTATCTTGCCCTTAAGCCTGTTCCTCGGGCTGCTGATGACGCTGGGCAAACTGTATACCGAAAGTGAAATTACGGTCATGCACGCCTGCGGGCTGAGCAAGGCTGTATTAGTGAAAGCGGCGATGGTGCTGGCGCTGTTTACCAGTATTATTGCGGCGGTCAACGTGATGTGGGCTGGACCGTGGTCCTCCAGACATCAGGACGAAGTGCTGGCGGAGGCGAAAGCGAACCCCGGTATGGCGGCGCTCGCTCAGGGCCAGTTCCAGCAGGCGACTAACGGCGGTTCGGTGCTGTTTATCGAAAGCGTTGACGGCAGCAACTTCAAAGATGTGTTCCTCGCGCAAATCCGCCCGAAAGGTAACGCCCGTCCTTCGGTGGTGGTAGCGGATTCCGGACATCTTACCCAGACGCGCGATGGCTCTCAGATCGTGACGCTTAACCAGGGTACGCGCTTTGAAGGGACCGCGCTGCTGCGCGATTTCCGCATTACTGACTTCCAGGATTATCAGGCGATTATCGGTCATCAGGCCGTGGCGCTGGATCCAAACGATACCGACCAGATGAACATGCGTACCCTGTGGACGACCGATACCGATCGCGCCCGCGCGGAGCTGACCTGGCGTATCACGTTAGTATTCACCGTATTTATGATGGCGCTGATGGTCGTACCGCTGAGCGTGGTGAACCCGCGTCAGGGTCGCGTACTGTCGATGCTGCCAGCCATGCTGCTCTATTTGCTGTTCTTCCTGGTGCAGACGTCGCTGAAGTCGAACGGCGGTAAAGGTAAGCTGGATCCGGTATTCTGGATGTGGACGGTTAACCTGGCGTATCTGGCGCTGGCGATTGTGCTTAACCTCTGGGATACGGTGCCGATGCGCCGCTTGCGTGCCCGTTTTATGCGTAAAGGAGCGGTATAA
- a CDS encoding valine--tRNA ligase: MEKTYNPQDIEQPLYEHWEKQGYFKPNGDESKESFCIMIPPPNVTGSLHMGHAFQQTIMDTMIRYQRMQGKNTLWQAGTDHAGIATQMVVERKIAAEEGKTRHDYGREAFIDKIWQWKAESGGTITRQMRRLGNSVDWERERFTMDEGLSNAVKEVFVRLYKEDLIYRGKRLVNWDPKLRTAISDLEVENRESKGSMWHIRYPLADGAKTADGKDYLVVATTRPETILGDTGVAVNPEDPRYKDLIGKFVILPLVDRRIPIVGDEHADMEKGTGCVKITPAHDFNDYEVGKRHGLPMINILTFDGDIRETAEVYDTKGEESDIYSNAIPAEFQKLERFAARKAIVAAVDALGLLEEIKPHDLTVPYGDRGGVVIEPMLTDQWYVRADVLAKPAVEAVENGDIQFVPKQYENMYFSWMRDIQDWCISRQLWWGHRIPAWYDNNGNVYVGRTEDEVRQENNLGADVQLRQDEDVLDTWFSSALWTFSTLGWPENTDALRQFHPTSVMVSGFDIIFFWIARMIMMTMHFIKDENGKPQVPFKTVYMTGLIRDDEGQKMSKSKGNVIDPLDMVDGISLADLLEKRTGNMMQPQLAEKIAKRTEKQFPDGIEPHGTDALRFTLAALASTGRDINWDMKRLEGYRNFCNKLWNASRFVLMNTEGNDCGFNGGEMTLSLADRWILAEFNQTVKAYREALDNFRFDIAAGILYEFTWNQFCDWYLELTKPVMTGGSESELRGTRNTLVTVLEGLLRLAHPIIPFITETIWQRVKVICGNTADTIMLQPFPEYNAAQVDEAALADTEWLKQAIVAVRNIRAEMNIAPGKPLELLLRGASSDAERRVNDNRSFLLNLARLESITVLPADDKGPVSVTKIIDGAELLIPMAGLINKEDELARLAKEVTKIEGEIARIEGKLSNEGFVARAPEAVIAKEREKLDGYAEAKAKLIEQQAVIAAL, translated from the coding sequence ATGGAAAAGACATACAACCCACAAGATATCGAACAGCCGCTTTACGAGCACTGGGAAAAGCAGGGCTATTTCAAACCTAACGGCGATGAAAGCAAAGAGTCCTTCTGCATCATGATCCCGCCGCCGAACGTCACCGGCAGTTTGCATATGGGTCATGCTTTCCAGCAAACCATCATGGATACCATGATCCGCTACCAGCGCATGCAGGGTAAAAACACTCTGTGGCAGGCCGGTACCGATCACGCGGGTATCGCCACCCAGATGGTGGTTGAGCGTAAGATTGCCGCTGAAGAAGGTAAAACCCGTCACGACTACGGTCGCGAAGCGTTTATCGACAAAATCTGGCAGTGGAAAGCGGAATCCGGCGGCACCATTACCCGTCAGATGCGCCGTCTCGGCAACTCCGTTGACTGGGAGCGCGAGCGCTTCACCATGGACGAAGGCCTTTCCAATGCCGTGAAAGAAGTTTTCGTTCGCCTGTACAAAGAAGACCTGATTTACCGTGGCAAGCGCCTGGTGAACTGGGACCCGAAACTGCGCACCGCCATCTCTGACCTGGAAGTGGAAAACCGCGAGTCTAAAGGCTCCATGTGGCACATCCGCTATCCGCTGGCCGACGGCGCGAAAACCGCAGACGGTAAAGATTACCTGGTCGTCGCCACCACCCGTCCGGAAACTATTCTGGGCGATACCGGCGTGGCCGTGAACCCGGAAGATCCGCGTTATAAAGATCTGATCGGCAAGTTCGTTATTCTGCCGCTGGTTGACCGCCGTATTCCGATCGTGGGCGATGAACATGCCGATATGGAAAAAGGCACCGGCTGCGTGAAGATCACGCCTGCGCACGACTTTAACGACTACGAAGTCGGGAAACGTCACGGCCTGCCGATGATCAACATTCTGACCTTTGATGGCGACATCCGCGAAACCGCAGAAGTGTACGACACCAAAGGCGAAGAGTCTGACATTTACTCCAACGCTATCCCGGCTGAATTCCAGAAGCTGGAACGCTTTGCCGCGCGTAAAGCGATCGTCGCAGCCGTTGACGCGCTGGGCCTGCTGGAAGAAATTAAACCGCACGATCTGACCGTACCTTACGGTGACCGTGGCGGCGTGGTTATCGAACCGATGCTGACCGACCAGTGGTACGTCCGTGCCGACGTGCTGGCGAAACCGGCGGTTGAAGCGGTTGAGAACGGCGACATCCAGTTCGTACCAAAACAGTACGAAAACATGTACTTCTCCTGGATGCGTGATATTCAGGACTGGTGTATTTCCCGTCAGCTGTGGTGGGGTCACCGTATCCCGGCATGGTATGACAACAACGGCAACGTCTACGTTGGCCGCACCGAAGACGAAGTGCGTCAGGAAAACAACCTCGGCGCCGACGTTCAGCTTCGTCAGGACGAAGACGTTCTCGATACCTGGTTCTCCTCCGCGCTGTGGACCTTCTCTACCCTCGGCTGGCCGGAAAACACCGACGCGCTGCGTCAGTTCCACCCAACCAGCGTGATGGTTTCCGGCTTCGACATCATCTTCTTCTGGATTGCCCGCATGATCATGATGACCATGCACTTCATCAAAGATGAAAACGGCAAGCCGCAGGTGCCGTTTAAGACCGTCTACATGACCGGTCTTATCCGCGACGACGAAGGCCAGAAGATGTCCAAATCCAAGGGTAACGTGATTGACCCGCTGGATATGGTCGACGGTATCTCGCTGGCGGACCTGCTGGAGAAGCGTACCGGCAACATGATGCAGCCGCAGCTGGCAGAGAAGATTGCCAAACGTACCGAGAAGCAGTTCCCGGACGGCATTGAGCCGCACGGTACCGACGCCCTGCGTTTCACCCTGGCGGCGCTGGCCTCTACCGGTCGCGACATCAACTGGGATATGAAGCGTCTGGAAGGTTACCGTAACTTCTGTAACAAGCTGTGGAACGCCAGCCGCTTCGTGCTGATGAACACCGAAGGAAATGATTGCGGCTTCAACGGCGGCGAAATGACCCTGTCGCTGGCGGACCGCTGGATCCTCGCTGAATTCAACCAGACCGTTAAAGCGTACCGCGAAGCGCTGGATAACTTCCGCTTCGACATCGCCGCGGGCATCCTGTACGAGTTCACCTGGAACCAGTTCTGCGACTGGTATCTGGAACTGACTAAGCCGGTAATGACCGGTGGTTCTGAGTCTGAACTGCGCGGCACCCGCAATACGCTGGTTACCGTGCTGGAAGGTCTGCTGCGCCTGGCGCACCCGATTATTCCGTTCATCACCGAGACCATCTGGCAGCGCGTGAAAGTGATTTGCGGCAACACCGCAGATACCATCATGCTGCAGCCGTTCCCGGAATATAACGCTGCACAGGTTGATGAAGCCGCGCTGGCCGATACCGAATGGCTTAAACAGGCGATCGTTGCCGTACGTAACATCCGTGCGGAAATGAACATCGCACCGGGCAAACCGCTGGAGCTGTTGCTGCGCGGTGCGAGCTCCGATGCGGAGCGTCGTGTGAACGACAACCGCAGCTTCCTGCTTAACCTGGCACGTCTGGAAAGCATCACCGTGCTGCCAGCCGATGACAAAGGTCCGGTTTCGGTGACCAAAATCATCGACGGCGCCGAGCTGCTGATCCCGATGGCGGGCCTCATCAACAAAGAAGATGAACTGGCGCGTCTGGCGAAAGAAGTGACGAAAATCGAAGGTGAGATTGCCCGTATCGAAGGCAAGCTTTCCAACGAAGGGTTTGTCGCTCGCGCACCGGAAGCGGTCATCGCCAAAGAGCGTGAGAAGCTGGACGGTTACGCAGAAGCAAAAGCGAAGCTGATTGAGCAGCAGGCGGTCATCGCCGCGCTGTAA
- the lptG gene encoding LPS export ABC transporter permease LptG — protein sequence MQPFGVLDRYIGKTIFTTIMMTLFMLVSLSGIIKFVDQLKKAGQGSYDAMGAGLYTLLSAPKDIQIFFPMAALLGALLGLGMLAQRSELVVMQASGFTRMQVALSVMKTAIPLVLLTMAIGEWVAPQGEQMARNYRAQQMYGGSLLSTQQGLWAKDGDSFVYIERVKGDAELGGISIYSFNDKRRLQSVRYAASATFDPEQKVWRLAQVDESNLTDPKQITGSQTVSGTWKTNLTPDKLGVVALDPDALSISGLHNYVKYLKSSGQDAGRYQLNMWSKVFQPLSVAVMMLMALSFIFGPLRSVPMGVRVVTGISFGFVFYVLDQIFGPLTLVYGIPPIIGALLPSASFFLISLWLMLRKS from the coding sequence ATGCAGCCCTTTGGTGTACTTGACCGCTATATCGGTAAAACCATTTTCACCACCATCATGATGACATTGTTCATGTTGGTGTCGCTCTCCGGGATCATCAAGTTTGTCGACCAGCTGAAAAAAGCCGGGCAGGGGAGCTACGATGCGATGGGCGCGGGGCTGTATACCCTGCTCAGCGCGCCGAAAGATATCCAGATCTTCTTCCCGATGGCGGCGCTGCTGGGTGCTTTGTTGGGTCTGGGCATGCTGGCCCAGCGCAGCGAACTGGTGGTGATGCAGGCTTCCGGTTTTACCCGTATGCAGGTGGCGTTGTCGGTGATGAAAACCGCGATTCCGCTGGTGCTGCTGACGATGGCCATCGGTGAATGGGTGGCGCCGCAGGGTGAACAGATGGCGCGTAACTACCGTGCGCAGCAGATGTACGGCGGCTCGTTGCTCTCCACCCAGCAGGGATTGTGGGCGAAAGATGGCGACAGCTTTGTCTACATCGAGCGGGTGAAAGGCGACGCCGAGTTAGGTGGGATTAGCATCTACTCCTTTAACGACAAACGCCGTCTGCAGTCCGTTCGCTATGCCGCAAGCGCGACGTTTGACCCGGAACAAAAGGTCTGGCGTCTGGCGCAGGTGGATGAATCCAACCTGACCGATCCGAAGCAAATCACCGGATCGCAAACGGTGAGCGGTACCTGGAAAACCAACCTTACGCCCGACAAGCTCGGCGTCGTGGCGTTGGATCCTGATGCGCTGTCGATTAGCGGTCTGCATAACTACGTGAAGTACCTGAAGTCGAGCGGCCAGGACGCCGGACGCTATCAGCTCAATATGTGGAGCAAAGTCTTCCAGCCGCTGTCTGTGGCGGTCATGATGCTGATGGCGCTGTCGTTTATCTTTGGTCCGCTGCGTAGCGTGCCGATGGGCGTGCGCGTGGTGACAGGGATTAGCTTTGGCTTTGTGTTCTATGTGCTGGACCAAATCTTTGGCCCGCTGACGCTGGTGTACGGCATTCCGCCGATTATCGGTGCGCTGTTGCCAAGCGCCAGCTTCTTCCTGATTAGCCTGTGGCTGATGCTGCGTAAGTCGTAA
- a CDS encoding LacI family DNA-binding transcriptional regulator has protein sequence MRNHRISLQDIATLAGVTKMTVSRYIRSPKKVAKETGERIAQIMEEINYIPNRAPAMLLNAQSYTLGVLIPSFQNQLFADILAGIESVTSDHNYQTLIANYNYDRESEEESVINLLSYNIDGIILSEKYHTLRTVKFLRSANIPVVELMDIQGDRLDMEVGFDNRQAAFDMVSTMLDKRQRRKILYLGSKDDVRDEQRYRGYCDAMTRRGLTPLRVNPRSISSIHLGTQMMRDALTAHPDLDGVFCTNDDIAMGALLLCRERELAVPEQISIAGFHGLEMGRQMIPSLASVITPRFDIGRMAAQMLLSKIKNNDHNHNTVDLGYQIYHGNTL, from the coding sequence ATGAGGAACCACAGAATTTCTTTGCAAGACATCGCCACGCTGGCGGGCGTGACCAAAATGACGGTGAGCCGCTACATTCGCTCGCCGAAAAAGGTCGCAAAGGAAACCGGTGAACGCATTGCGCAGATTATGGAGGAGATTAATTACATCCCTAACCGCGCGCCCGCGATGCTACTGAACGCGCAAAGCTATACGCTCGGCGTGCTGATCCCCTCGTTTCAAAACCAACTGTTCGCCGACATTCTGGCCGGTATTGAATCGGTCACCTCCGACCATAATTATCAGACGCTGATCGCCAACTACAATTATGACCGGGAATCCGAGGAAGAGTCGGTGATCAATCTGCTGTCGTATAATATCGACGGCATTATCCTGTCCGAGAAATATCACACTCTGCGCACGGTTAAATTTCTGCGTTCAGCCAACATACCGGTGGTAGAACTGATGGATATTCAGGGCGATCGTCTGGACATGGAAGTAGGGTTCGATAACCGTCAGGCGGCGTTTGATATGGTCAGCACCATGCTGGACAAACGCCAGCGCCGCAAAATCCTCTACCTTGGTTCAAAAGATGATGTCCGCGATGAACAGCGCTATCGCGGCTATTGCGATGCCATGACGCGTCGGGGTCTGACGCCGCTGCGCGTCAATCCGCGATCTATTTCCTCTATTCATCTTGGCACCCAGATGATGCGGGACGCGCTCACCGCTCATCCGGATTTAGACGGCGTGTTTTGTACCAACGACGACATCGCGATGGGCGCGCTGCTGCTGTGCCGCGAACGCGAGCTGGCCGTTCCGGAGCAGATCTCGATTGCTGGTTTTCACGGGCTGGAAATGGGCCGGCAGATGATCCCCAGCCTCGCCAGCGTGATCACTCCGCGTTTCGACATTGGCCGTATGGCGGCACAGATGCTGCTGAGCAAAATCAAGAACAACGACCATAATCACAACACCGTGGATTTGGGGTATCAGATTTACCACGGCAATACGCTTTAA
- the pepA gene encoding leucyl aminopeptidase, translating into MEFSVKSGSPEKQRSACIVVGVFEPRRLSPIAEQLDKISDGYISALLRRGELEGKPGQTLLLHHVPNVLSERILLIGCGKERELDERQYKQVIQKTINTLNDTGSMEAVCFLTELHVKGRNNYWKVRQAVETAQETLYSFDQLKTNKSEPRRPLRKMVFNVPTRRELTSGERAIQHGLAIAAGIKAAKDLGNMPPNICNAAYLASQARQLADSYSKNVVTRVIGEQQMKELGMHSYLAVGHGSQNESLMSVIEYKGNPSEDARPIVLVGKGLTFDSGGISIKPAEGMDEMKYDMCGAAAVYGVMRMVAELQLPINVVGVLAGCENMPGGRAYRPGDVLTTMSGQTVEVLNTDAEGRLVLCDVLTYVERFEPEAVIDVATLTGACVIALGHHITGLMSNHNPLAHELIGASEQAGDRAWRLPLGDEYQEQLESNFADMANIGGRPGGAITAGCFLSRFTRKYNWAHLDIAGTAWRSGKAKGATGRPVALLSQFLLNRAGFNGEE; encoded by the coding sequence ATGGAGTTCAGTGTAAAAAGCGGTAGCCCGGAGAAACAGCGGAGTGCGTGCATCGTCGTGGGTGTCTTTGAACCACGCCGCCTCTCTCCGATTGCAGAGCAGCTCGACAAGATCAGCGACGGGTACATCAGCGCACTGCTGCGTCGTGGTGAACTGGAAGGCAAACCGGGTCAAACCCTGTTGCTGCACCATGTTCCTAACGTTCTGTCTGAGCGAATTCTCCTCATTGGGTGTGGCAAAGAGCGCGAACTTGATGAGCGCCAGTACAAGCAGGTCATTCAGAAAACCATCAATACGCTGAATGATACTGGCTCAATGGAAGCCGTCTGCTTCCTGACTGAGCTGCACGTCAAAGGGCGCAACAACTACTGGAAAGTGCGCCAGGCCGTTGAGACGGCACAGGAAACGCTATACAGCTTTGATCAACTGAAGACCAACAAAAGCGAGCCGCGTCGCCCGCTGCGTAAAATGGTCTTCAACGTACCGACCCGCCGCGAATTGACCAGCGGTGAGCGTGCTATCCAGCACGGTCTGGCGATCGCCGCCGGTATTAAAGCGGCAAAAGATCTCGGCAACATGCCGCCGAACATCTGTAACGCCGCCTACCTGGCCTCTCAGGCGCGCCAGTTGGCAGACAGCTACAGCAAAAATGTTGTGACCCGCGTGATCGGCGAACAGCAGATGAAAGAGCTGGGCATGCACTCTTATCTGGCCGTCGGTCACGGCTCGCAGAACGAGTCGCTGATGTCGGTCATCGAGTACAAAGGTAATCCGTCCGAAGACGCGCGTCCGATTGTGCTGGTCGGTAAAGGGTTAACCTTCGACTCCGGTGGTATCTCCATCAAACCTGCCGAAGGCATGGATGAGATGAAGTACGACATGTGCGGTGCGGCAGCGGTATACGGCGTGATGCGCATGGTGGCTGAGCTTCAGTTGCCAATCAACGTCGTCGGCGTGCTGGCGGGTTGCGAAAACATGCCGGGTGGCCGCGCGTATCGCCCAGGCGATGTACTGACCACGATGTCCGGGCAGACCGTTGAAGTGCTCAACACCGACGCCGAAGGCCGTCTGGTGCTGTGCGACGTGTTAACTTACGTCGAGCGCTTTGAGCCAGAGGCGGTGATTGACGTTGCAACCCTGACCGGCGCGTGCGTAATTGCGCTGGGCCATCACATCACCGGCCTGATGTCGAACCACAATCCGCTGGCACATGAGCTGATCGGCGCGTCCGAGCAGGCTGGCGACCGCGCGTGGCGTTTGCCGCTGGGTGATGAATACCAGGAGCAGTTAGAGTCCAACTTTGCGGATATGGCGAACATCGGCGGACGTCCTGGCGGAGCCATTACCGCAGGCTGCTTCCTGTCACGCTTTACCCGTAAGTACAACTGGGCGCACCTGGACATCGCCGGTACCGCATGGCGTTCAGGGAAAGCCAAAGGCGCAACCGGTCGTCCGGTGGCGCTGTTGTCGCAGTTCCTGCTCAATCGCGCCGGTTTTAACGGCGAAGAGTAA
- the holC gene encoding DNA polymerase III subunit chi, which yields MKNATFYLLDNDTQQDGLSAVEQLVCEIAAERWRAGKRVLIACENEKQALRLDEALWARPAESFVPHNLAGEGPRGGAPVEIAWPEKRNSSPRDLLISLRVGFADFATAFTEVIDFVPYEDSLKQSARDRYKAYRVAGFNLNTATWK from the coding sequence ATGAAGAATGCGACGTTCTATCTTCTGGACAACGACACACAACAAGATGGCTTAAGCGCCGTTGAGCAACTGGTGTGTGAAATTGCCGCAGAACGTTGGCGGGCTGGCAAGCGCGTGCTGATCGCCTGTGAAAACGAAAAGCAGGCTCTTCGACTGGATGAAGCCCTGTGGGCAAGACCGGCAGAAAGCTTTGTTCCACATAATCTGGCGGGTGAAGGCCCCAGAGGCGGCGCGCCGGTAGAAATAGCCTGGCCGGAGAAACGCAACAGCAGCCCGCGCGACCTGCTGATCAGTTTGCGCGTTGGCTTTGCAGATTTTGCCACCGCTTTCACAGAAGTGATAGACTTCGTTCCTTACGAAGATTCTTTGAAACAATCGGCACGCGATCGCTACAAAGCTTACCGCGTGGCTGGTTTTAACCTGAATACGGCAACCTGGAAATAA